A genomic region of Cydia amplana chromosome 27, ilCydAmpl1.1, whole genome shotgun sequence contains the following coding sequences:
- the LOC134660375 gene encoding oocyte zinc finger protein XlCOF19-like encodes MRVINLTDEVIDRSDEMSDVVKQNVGGLQTAHVVEVIDKQQFESIPSHPEADETDDAPWWMRGGGGQAGAARGPATAGGQPRPTTIQEPEHAGARAGHTGRAHACAACGKRFKLRTSYNRHLRLHTGTKPYACATCDAAFVRSDHLKAHRRTHTDERPYSCATCKKRFSCWTTLNRHRRSHAGVKRYSCSTCNKPFIRLPSLVRHERSHADDRPYNYACHMCTIKFAALSSLQNHLRRHREGDRVLECKICGRRFEESSSLEEHEETHKIEKAYSCGICYEGFDCLNDFQNHARIHM; translated from the exons ATGCGAGTTATCAACCTGACAGATGAGGTTATTGACCGGTCAGATGAGATGTCAGATGTTGTGAAGCAAAATGTCGGTGGCCTACAGACAGCACATGTAGTGGAGGTGATTGACAAGCAACAG TTTGAATCAATCCCAAGCCACCCGGAGGCAGATGAGACGGACGACGCGCCGTGGTGGATGCGCGGGGGCGGGGGGCAGGCGGGGGCGGCGCGCGGCCCCGCCACCGCCGGGGGGCAACCACGCCCCACCACCATACAAG AGCCTGAGCACGCGGGGGCTCGTGCGGGCCACACCGGGCGCGCGCACGCCTGCGCCGCGTGCGGGAAACGGTTCAAGCTACGAACAAGTTATAACCGACACCTCCGCCTTCATACTGGAACAAAACCTTACGCCTGCGCCACGTGTGACGCGGCGTTCGTACGAAGCGACCATTTAAAGGCACACCGACGGACCCACACCGACGAGCGACCGTACTCTTGCGCGACGTGTAAAAAACGCTTTAGCTGCTGGACCACATTAAACAGGCACCGACGGAGTCACGCCGGTGTGAAGCGGTACAGTTGCAGTACTTGTAACAAGCCGTTTATAAGACTGCCGAGTTTAGTCAGGCACGAACGGAGTCACGCCGACGACCGCCCGTACAACTACGCCTGTCATATGTGTACGATAAAGTTTGCGGCGCTCTCCAGTTTACAAAACCATTTACGACGACATCGGGAGGGTGATCGTGTACTCGAGTGCAAAATATGTGGCAGACGGTTCGAAGAATCTAGTAGTTTAGAGGAGCATGAAGAAACACACAAAATTGAAAAGGCGTACTCTTGCGGGATATGTTACGAGGGGTTTGACTGTTTGAACGATTTTCAAAATCACGCACGAATACACATGTAA
- the LOC134660376 gene encoding zinc finger protein 771-like — protein sequence MLEAGVIRPVSRSDWATPLVIARKADGGIRLCADYKVTLNPNLLVDRYPVPKVDDLFSTLSGYKYFTKLDLSQAYNQLVLDEASTEYTVMKELHDTHMGVVKTKALARSYVWWPGVDEAVEAACGGCEVCASVASAPPGHAPSPWPWPNRPWRRNSSLIVPQVDRCELESEERPAEPIRASASEAATKDASPQAAAVDQPQVVTDMEDELPLGGAREAWAIRGAGRRRAAHSCMICEKQFRKPCMLSIHMRTHTGEKPYGCHLCNKRFISPTYLKKHKFRHTGEKPYSCATCHKRFSNSHHLQVHMRLHTGEKPYSCKLCNREFTQVATLKKHERVHTGERPCECAVCEKGFISSSYLKRHAQIHEKHSYS from the exons ATGCTTGAAGCGGGCGTCATCCGGCCCGTCAGCCGCTCCGACTGGGCCACTCCTCTGGTGATTGCTCGTAAGGCGGACGGCGGAATACGGCTGTGTGCGGACTATAAGGTGACCCTTAATCCTAACTTATTGGTCGATAGGTACCCGGTTCCCAAGGTCGATGACCTTTTTAGCACGCTAAGCGGATATAAGTATTTCACTAAATTAGACTTGTCACAAGCTTATAATCAACTAGTCCTAGATGAGGCGTCCACGGAGTACACG GTAATGAAAGAGCTGCACGACACACACATGGGTGTTGTTAAAACAAAGGCGTTAGCACGGAGCTACGTGTGGTGGCCGGGAGTGGACGAGGCCGTGGAGGCGGCCTGCGGCGGCTGCGAGGTGTGCGCCAGCGTGGCAAGCGCGCCGCCCGGCCACGCACCGAGCCCCTGGCCATGGCCCAATCGCCCATGG CGTAGAAATAGCTCATTAATTGTTCCGCAAGTAGATAGATGCGAGCTGGAATCAGAGGAACGACCAGCGGAGCCGATTAGAGCTAGCGCGAGCGAGGCTGCGACTAAAGATGCTTCCCCGCAGGCTGCCGCCGTGGACCAGCCCCAGGTTGTAACCGATATGG AGGATGAGCTCCCTCTGGGCGGCGCGCGAGAGGCGTGGGCGATACGCGGCgcggggcggcggcgcgcggcgcactCCTGCATGATATGCGAGAAACAATTTCGCAAACCGTGTATGTTAAGTATACACATGAGAACACACACTGGCGAGAAACCCTACGGGTGCCATCTTTGCAACAAACGGTTCATTAGTCCGACGTATCTGAAGAAGCACAAATTCAGGCACACGGGCGAAAAACCGTACTCTTGCGCCACCTGCCATAAAAGGTTTTCGAACTCGCACCACCTTCAAGTACACATGAGATTACATACTGGAGAAAAACCATACTCGTGCAAGCTATGCAACAGGGAGTTCACGCAGGTGGCGACTTTGAAGAAACATGAGCGGGTCCACACGGGGGAGAGGCCGTGCGAGTGCGCCGTGTGCGAGAAAGGGTTCATATCGTCCAGCTACCTCAAGAGGCACGCGCAGATACACGAGAAACACAGTTACTCATAA
- the LOC134660450 gene encoding uncharacterized protein LOC134660450 — protein MGVGKIPEFDVKAGNWTMYCERLEMYFLANDIKDEVKLPTLIAVMGEDAYQLLSTLASPKQPSSLTFTNAVKLLKDHLQPKPSILAERYRFRQRRQAEGESVAEYVAELKKLAKTCDFGTSLEDNLRDQLVCGIVSESTRQRLFAEDGIGYSRAVSLATTLEAAEKNAVAVDRDAKVITGVHKLEANHKCMACGEIGHKTEGCKYKNFECSMCKNLGHLRRMCPEKNARFGVTETAGSQSQSRGDGVIYNGNGARGNRSAGRGGSGRGRGRGGRSGRRGTNNYWVHAHRASADAASVNGGYTSALDNSCDSDDDNEPMYQMSLSKYKPA, from the exons ATGGGCGTCGGCAAAATACCCGAGTTTGACGTGAAAGCTGGAAATTGGACTATGTACTGTGAGAGGTTAGAAATGTATTTCCTCGCGAACGATATTAAGGATGAAGTGAAGTTGCCAACATTAATCGCCGTAATGGGAGAAGATGCATATCAATTGTTATCTACGTTAGCAAGCCCCAAACAACCTTCATCTTTGACCTTCACTAACGCGGTGAAGCTGCTAAAGGATCACTTGCAACCGAAGCCCTCCATCTTGGCCGAACGCTACAGATTTCGACAGCGGCGCCAGGCAGAGGGAGAGAGTGTAGCTGAGTATGTGGCTGAACTGAAGAAGTTGGCAAAAACATGCGATTTTGGTACCTCGTTAGAAGATAATCTTCGCGACCAACTTGTTTGTGGCATTGTCAGTGAGTCGACGCGGCAAAGATTGTTTGCGGAGGACGGAATTGGCTACTCGAGGGCGGTCAGCTTGGCTACGACGCTGGAGGCGGCAGAAAAGAATGCAGTCGCCGTAGATCGTGACGCTAAGGTTATCACGGGTGTACATAAACTAGAAGCGAACCATAAATGTATGGCGTGCGGGGAGATTGGGCATAAAACGGAAGGCTGTAAATATAAAAACTTTGAGTGTAGTATGTGCAAAAACTTAGGCCACTTAAGAAGGATGTGCCCTGAGAAAAATGCAAGATTCGGAGTGACGGAAACGGCGGGCAGCCAGTCACAATCACGCGGAGACGGCGTGATCTATAACGGTAACGGAGCACGCGGTAACCGATCAGCTGGGAGAGGCGgcagcgggcgcgggcgcgggcgcggaggGCGCTCGGGCCGCCGAGGCACAAACAACTATTGGGTGCACGCGCACCGGGCATCAGCTGACGCGGCGAGCGTTAACGGCGGATATACGTCGGCGCTGGACAATAGTTGTGATTCGGATGATGACAACGAACCTATGTACCAAATGTCGTTAAGCAAATATAAACCG GCATGA